A region of Salinibacter sp. 10B DNA encodes the following proteins:
- a CDS encoding universal stress protein: MTRTETAPSSILVDVELPNPAPLSPALVDLLSSLRVVLVGWYAVPEQTSPEQARDQFEQQALAALDTIAEPFEKAGGEVVQRLVFTGDQLDTIRRISSEEDCDAVLIPAEMSHLERILVPLRGLPNARRIAPLVADLVRDGTTDVTLLHVLEEEESEATSREHVLRPAADLMTGQGIDAGLLRLETVTADDPAHTIVDIAADYDAVVLGETKPSVREILFGSVPEQVVESVRVPVIMVRHGHDDVQVAERAVQAD; this comes from the coding sequence ATGACACGCACCGAAACTGCGCCGTCGTCCATTCTTGTGGACGTCGAATTGCCGAATCCTGCGCCCTTGTCCCCTGCGCTCGTGGATCTTCTGTCATCCCTCCGCGTCGTTCTCGTGGGCTGGTACGCCGTGCCGGAGCAGACGTCTCCCGAGCAGGCACGAGATCAGTTTGAACAACAGGCCCTCGCAGCCCTCGATACGATTGCGGAGCCCTTTGAGAAGGCCGGCGGCGAGGTGGTTCAGCGACTAGTGTTTACCGGCGATCAGTTGGATACGATTCGTCGCATTAGCAGTGAGGAGGACTGCGACGCGGTCCTCATCCCGGCTGAGATGTCCCACCTGGAGCGCATTCTCGTGCCGCTTCGTGGGCTTCCCAATGCTCGTCGCATTGCGCCGCTTGTGGCTGATCTTGTGCGGGATGGGACCACCGACGTGACGCTGTTGCACGTCCTTGAAGAAGAGGAGTCGGAGGCCACGTCTCGTGAGCACGTGCTTCGGCCTGCCGCCGACCTAATGACCGGGCAGGGCATTGATGCGGGCCTGTTGCGGCTTGAGACGGTTACCGCTGACGATCCAGCCCACACGATTGTTGATATTGCTGCCGACTACGACGCCGTTGTTCTTGGGGAAACGAAGCCGTCGGTTCGAGAAATTCTGTTCGGGAGCGTCCCGGAACAGGTTGTGGAATCGGTGCGAGTGCCGGTGATTATGGTGCGGCACGGGCACGACGATGTTCAAGTAGCCGAACGGGCTGTCCAGGCGGACTAG